The Juglans regia cultivar Chandler chromosome 6, Walnut 2.0, whole genome shotgun sequence genome contains the following window.
TTTTACAGTTTTATCCGACGACGTTCCATTGGTGGTATCGCGGCAGCTTTTGCAGAGTTTTGCACAGGAATTGGGGAAATTGGAGCCTGAGGCCCAAAAGGAGATTGCGCATTATACCCTTGCACAGATTCAGCCACGGGTCGTTTCATTCGAAGAACAGGTTCATTTCGCCTCATGCCATGGAAGAATTCTTGAATTTTGGCCCTGGAAACTCTTATACAAcaattagaaaatttaaaaagtctTTTATTTGATGAGTGAGGAAATATCTTTTGCGAGAAGAAAATATGATTGCTATCTTACAATTTGTATATGTGGTCTTATGGTTATGTGGGTGCCAAGTGGTTGATTACATATTTTCAGATGTTAAAATAGAAGGACTCTTATGTGTGTTGCCTTAACTTTTCCTGATTACATGTGCCCGTGTAATCCTTCcatatttcttttgttattatttggaATGTGTTACgtgtacaaaaatattatttgaaatgtGTTTCTCTTATGTGTCTGCTTTCCCTCGTGGTGTGCTGTGCTGGTTTCCCTGGCTGCTTAGTTTATTGTATCGTGATTGGAAAGTATAAATATCTTTCATGATCATCTACAAGCTACGCTATTCCAGTATATTTGGGAATTGAGTTCGTTTTGGCGCTATCTGTCTGTATGAGGTACAGGTGTTAGTTATCAGGGAGAAACTTGCTGAGTTATATGAGTCCGAGGAGCAATGGTCTAAAGCAGCTCAGATGCTCAGTGGCATTGATCTAGATTCTGGAATGAGGTCTGAGAGTATGATCCtttgttaattgttaatttttaattttttcccgataaaaaaaaaaattgttattggTTTTAGAAGTGTGCTCTTAAAGGTGGGTATATGTATGGTGTCTTTTCTGCATGTAATCATCTTGGTAACATTTCTTCCTTTTGCTTTGGATGCCTCCTTCAGAGTGATTGATGATACATTCAGGTTGTCAAAATGTGTCCAAATTGCTCGCCTTTATCTTGAGGTATTAACTTTATTCTGCCAGCATTATCATTAGATCGAGAAGATTGTACTAGTTGTTAATATTGAAATGCATTTTGCACATTAGCTTCACTGGAAGTTTTTTCTATTGACAATGGTGTTGGTAGGTGTGTTAAgaggtgtgtgtgtgtttgtgtgaaTTCTGGAATGACCTTTGGTGTAGAGGCCAAATTCTTAAGGAAGCCTACCCAACTTTATATGGTATTGCACGACGATAGGAGGCTACAGTCGCAGAACTCATGGATCTATCTAGTGGCTCTCCTTGAtggaatatcattttcattAGAGTTGCGCAAGACTGAGAAATTGACGCATTTGCAGATTTCTTCCATCTTGTGTATAACTATGGAGTGAATGGAGGAGCTGATACGATGATGTGGTCACTGTCCAAGAAGGGAAGATTTACTGTCCGGTCGTACTATAAGTCCCTAATGAAACATGTTACATGAGCATTCCCATGGACGAACATTTGGAAGACTAAGGCCCCtctaaaagcttttttttttttttttgtatggacagttTCATTAGGGAAGATTCCACCTTAGATAATCTAAGGAAACACCGACTCattgtgttggattggtgttatatgtgcaatAAAAGTGGGGAGTCCATGAATcacctattattgcattgtgatgtggCTATGAGTTTGTGGAATGATATATTTGCTAGAGCGGGGCTCCTttgggtgatgccaagaagGTTTGTTGAATTTTTAGGCCTCTGGGGTAATTCTCAAATTGCagctatgtggaagatgattccaatgTCTATCATCtggatggagaggaatggtCGCAGCTTTGAGGATCGTGAACGGACAATGGACGAGCTTAGAACTTTTTTCCTTCAAACTCAGCATCAGCGTACATGACTTTGTTGTATCTTTAGACACCCATgcctaggtgttgctcttgtatatgccCTGCGTACTTAGCTTCGcctttctttaataaaattcatatttactgataaaaaaaagagaggggtgtgtgtgtgtggagctCTTCTATACTGAAGCCTCCTTTTAACTACACACCACATTCCAACTGACATGGCAGATGCtagatcatttttattaaaaatatacaaaacgtggaataatcaaaattatatctCATTTCCCTGCGTTAAAATTCCAATCTATCCCAAAATCCAAACCCGTCATCCCCAAATCCCGGCCTCCCCTAAACGGGATCCAGCATTCTCCCAACCATTTCTTCAACTCCatttctcctctctttctctctcactcaaccTCACTATCGACAACCACTATCTCACTCAACCTCACTGCGGCATTCACTATCGAGCCAGACACGACCTAACTGGCAACTAACTCCTCCACAACTCAGCAAAGCTTTCTTCTTGATCTCGATACGGAATTCATTCAAGATGATTTTACCTGGAATGAACCTGTCAGATGAGCATTAGCCTCGTGAGTCTCTCTCAAATCTTAAGTTATTACTTGATCGGAAAGCGAAGTAGTTGAGCTACTCAGATGAGATTTGGGTTGAAGTGTGAGAAGAATGTTGCAAAAAtgttttacttacaaaaaaaaaaaaaagaatgttgcAAAAATGGATCTTCAAACGTGCAGGGGGAGAGAGCTTTAAACTAGTACCAGAGGCTGAGAGCTTACAAACTCAGATGAAAGAACAAGGAGGGGGGgaagggggggagggggggagagAACAGCGTTGGGAGAGGTTATCTCCTAGATTGccccctttttttattttttctttttaaatgggTGAGTAGATGCGGTCTGCCACGTACTAAACTGGTGTGTGGTGTGGGGTATCAAACCAGCTTCAGAATAGATtttcttgtgtgtgtgtgtgtgtatgtgtctCGGGTGGAATAGCATTGGTAACTGTTACTTTGGTATTCATCTTAAACAACATCAGCTGTGTATAATATAACTAGCTGAAAGACACTAGAATTAAGTTTGTGGGTGCTTGTTCTTCCATTCATATTCAATATAAACTGATGTCTCGCATGGAAATCTTGGTAAATGTCAGTATGGAGTAGAGGCATTGGTGTGTCTCAATTTAACAAGTGGTTGACATATGACCTGTTCACAGGATAGACTGATTAAATCTCTATATACATAgttacttattaaaaaagatgCCAATATGGGTAGCCTCTTAAATCCATGGGTCATATGGATGAAATTTCCCCTGCACAATTTCTTGTCAGTACCAGATCAGCATTTAGGTTGGTTAATCTTGTCTCGAACTTGCTGGTGTTGTTCAGTTGTTGACTTTCATTTCTTATGCAGCATCTACCTTCCAGTGATGCACTTTGTTCATGGTTGGAATGCTTGAATAAGGAATTTGAGTCTTACTAAGTTACTATCGTTGACTATTGTTGCGTGCTTATGTCACAGGACGATGATGCTGTCAATGCGGAAGCTTTTATTAATAAGGCTTCATTTTTGGTTAGCAATAGTCAACATGAAGTTTTGAATTGGCAGCATAAGGTTtgactttatttatatatcagtGAAGGTAATTGtgttaaggaaaatgctatttagCCCCTCAATGTTACCgcttgaatattttaatatttttaatattttttaatcttatttaatgattaaggaagtgattattagtgaaattttatatttttttaatttttttcttaatgattaaggatgttaaaaaaatatttacaaaaaaataataataaaaaactacaCATTTGTGCTAGCGGTATGCCCAGCGGTAAGTGCTAGGCGGCCCGCTAGCACCTCCCTTGTGTTAAAGGCTGCATTCTTTAGCATtctgctaattttttttctttttcttttattcattttcaggTCTGTCATGCAAGGATTTTAGATTTGAAGAGGAAGTTCTTGGAAGCAGCATTGCGATATTATAGCATATCCCAAATTGAAAAGCGGAAAATAGGAGATGAGTACGTGTTTTTGGATTTTACTTATGTTTTCCCAGCCTTTTTATATAGAGTTATGCTATTATAAGGTCTCTACACCACACTGCGTACGtgtcataatttgatttggatgataaatttaaaatttgaatcttacaaatcaaattttaccatttaagtgatgtggatgGTGTGCTTTACATACAgacttgaaaatagaataactcttttattttattttataagtaataatattatatatatcaataggagtaaccaagtacactggacatatacaagaaaacacctagcccatacaagagagcccctaatgacccaaaaagcccatgaaacctacccaaaatacaccaagcccaaaTAGCTCTTTTATATAAggttaataatgaaaaagtgtATCATATCTGTTGTGTCTGCTAGTTATTTCTGTTCTCGATGCTGGTTgctgatattttattgaatgcTGCTTGGCTCTAttgattgttttcaataaatcaGCATGTCTGGTTACAAGTATCTCTTCATTTGCTGCTTTTATTGTGTGCTGTcaggttttcaaagtttttctCTAATTTCCTTTAAAGGATTTGAGTCCTAGaagttgtattttatttttctttttgataagtaaactcAGAAAGAAATTTCCAGAAGTTGTATTATAACCCTGTCAACCTCTTCTTTATCCTTTGTACATGAGGATTATCGCTTTTCAATGAGTTAAGCTTCATGACTGACCAAACTTAATCACAAGTCAAATGTTAAGAATCTGATTTTAACAATGTTAAATCGTGCATTTTGTGGCATTGACTATGGTACTGATGTCAGTCATGAGTTAACAATGTTAAATCATGGGTTAGCTTCATGTTAAGAAGAAGAGTTGagtactgataaaaaaaaaaaaaaaaaagagttgagtAATATTGTTAATGTTGAATATGCATTTGCTCAATTATCTTGGTCCTATTgcattgaattttttaatataattgctATTGCATTGAACTTGTGTGCAAATTTCTACTTTAATATTTCAGAACATATCTTAAGATACGAATACTTGTATTTAGGAGGACTTCTTCAATTagctcaactttttttttctacttataaaactaaaaactgTTTGAATTATTGAAAGTCATTCTGCTCCCAACTATACCTTCAAAAGGAGAAAATTTTTGGATAGCCAAGGCATGGTTAAGCCCTGTATAGTGATTGGAGAaagaaataagttttatttaagTAGAATATGATACTACTACATATGGATCACTTCTTAAACAGGTTTGGTCTGGAATAAAGCATTCGAATCAAATCTTATATATGATTGTCTTGGGACCAATGAGTGCTTTCTCTCTCCCCCGCTCCTTTTTGCTCTTTGGCACTGGAATCTGGAATTGTAGCTCATAAAAGGTTGGTTGTTCTCTTTTCAGGGAGATTGATGAGGAAGCATTGGAGCAAGCTCTTTCTGCTGCTGTGACATGTACGATTTTGGCAGCTGCAGGTCCTCAACGTTCTCGTGTTCTTGCAACTTTGTACAAAGTAAACACCCCCCTATTGATGAGCAGTAGTTGcattttgagaaatcttttcCACTATTTAATTGGTATGCTGGGATATGTTCAGGATGAACGGtgttcaaaattgaaaatttatcctATATTGCAAAAGGTACCCCCTTACACCCACCCCACTTATAGAATATTGCATGATGTTTGCCCTTTTTTCTCATGATTACTTATTTACCATTAtgatgtcaaatttaatttggaGGCTGTTTATACTAGGTGTATCTGGAGAGAATTTTGAGAAAGCCTGAAATTGACGCCTTTGCCGAGGAATTAAAAGCACATCAAGTTATGGCCaattttgcttttttctttattattcaaGTCACATTTGCAGCATTTACGATTGTCATAAGCCATGCCATAATGCATTTGtcttctataatttttttctacagAAAGCACTTCTGCCAGACAATTTTACTGTATTGGATCGTGCTATGATTGAGCATAATCTTTTGAGTGCAAGCAAACTTTACACAAATATAAGGTAAAAAATATtgctattaatttttctttacctGTGTTGTTGCAGgcaactaaataaaatatttctttttcatgtttctgCCATAGCTTTGATGAATTGGGCACCTTGCTGGGCATTGCTCCTCATAAGGTATGTTCCTGTTTTCCGACATGAAGGCTGTTTTGTTGCTGTTTTCAAATTCCTTGTTTCTGGTATGTAGTGGACATAGTGAACAGTAGAGCTAAAGAATATGTTGGTCAAATCACTTTATAGATGGATAGGGGCATATAGTATTtcattgttttgaatttttggatttttgttgttCTTGTAAATCATTAAAGGGGTTATCTCTATATACATCTTGTATACTAGGGTTGTGTTCCTTTgtgcttttaataaaatgaatttacttattgaaaaaattacatacaGTTAACAGAACCGTATCTTGGCCTCTTAAAAACCCTTGTAGTTGAGCTTTGTTCTGGTGCTGCTTGTTTAGAGCATTTGTGtcattgatatattttatttactttgggaCATTCCAGTGTTACTCCTCTAGAGCTTCCAGGATTACACTGAAATCTGATGGTGTTAGATACGTGCTTTTATAAGGGAAATGTTTTGTACACAACAGTGCAAAAAAATTGCCCCGTCCCTGCACATTCCGTGTAACCTCCCCATGTATATATCACCACTCCTtttataatctctctctctctgtgattgTATACACTTTGAACAGTGCATTGTGGTCCATTTTTCTTGAAAGCCAAAATATTTACTTGCAGGCTGAGAAGATAGCATCAAGAATGATTTATGAAGATAGAATGAGGGGATCGATTGATCAGGTAGAATAACTGCTTCTGGCTTCAGAGGGAAGAAATTATCTTTACAGCTATTAAGTGCTTCAATTATAGGGATGTTTGATTGCAAACATGTTTATACCAAAGAATTGGAAATACTAGAATTAAATTGTTATCCTTTTTGGCCCCTTTCCATCTTGTCCTTACAGcaaaccagtttttttttttgtcaaatgaATCACCTGGAGTTGGACTAGAATATTTTACTGAACTCAAGTCACATCAGTTTTGAGGATACCCTTTTTTCCCCAATTTGCTCCATGGGCTAAATTCAAATTTGTTCAATTTCTTGTTGGATGGCATCTATCTGAAAAGTTTTTTATCAGGTGGAAGCTGTCATACATTTTGAAGATGACACTGAAGAGCTGCAACAGTGGGATCAACAGGTGATTCCCTTGCTTTGGTTGAATTTGTCTCACTAGTTGACCTAAAAATCACTATATATGTAATGCAACAAACATGCACATAGACCTCAATTTTAGAAGTTGTCTGCTCAAATGATTTCAACATGTAACCAACCCCTTAACCCTCCCCTGAATTCATAAGCCTCCGAATGAAAGTGAAAATTATACAATGGTGTGGCAGCATAAAGCAGCTATAGGTCCAGAAATGCAATATTGGCTGATAAGTAGCTCTCATAAGTTTCCCTTTCAGCAGCTCTTAGTTTTGTTCTTTCCGTCGGTTGCAGATTGTAGGCCTGTGTCAGTCTCTCAATGATGTCTTGGATAGTATGGCAAAAAAAGGCTTGGCAATCCCCGTCTGATCGATATTTCCAATGACCGgaagttttctttttccctttttgacTAGTATATCTGCTTCAAAAGATGGCTGTTCATTATTAGTTCAAGTTGGGTGAAGTTTACTTATTATGTAATACTAAATGAAACTCTTGTTTATCTAAATATGGAGTTTCTGTCTAGAACGAGGTGGTTATTCCTGCTCTTTTGGTAATGGGTTGTGTTCTTGTGGCCTCCCCTGTCATGTCCCTTCAACTACTGGAGATCATCATTCTTCTCAACCTGCTTCAACCTGTCTGTATGAGAAATTGTTGTACAGTATCAATTTTCAGGGTGGGGACCGAGAGCGGAGGGCCACAACAGGTGAAGGTTGTGGCGGAAGGGGAGATTATGTATctgtgtgtatgtatatgtatataatggatccaatattattgtaaaaagaagaaaatatgtatatattatgcgctttgttgattatattttgtgaaaaaacatatatattaaagatggaattttattttatgaaacttGATAGTTGGTCATGTTAAAGttctaaatttgaataaattaaaataaaatcatatcatatttcttgttcatgtattttttatggacgaaaaaattgattgaagaGGCCTAGGAaggatataaaaataacaaatattaagGGATTAAAAATATACCTTCTAGTTTTAAAAAAGGGGTGACTTTTAGTTTTTCAGAAATCAATAGATGCTTATAGAAGTcaaaattttgggttttttaaaaactcatatcttcaatataaaatttgatattttttctaataagaaataatttgtataagttCAAAATAGGTAAGTCTCGGgtaagattttgtaaaaaagtagagaaaaagttaaaaaaaaaaaaattattctctattAATGGGATTTACctttttataaatggcttgtacaaaatttgtctatttagaaCTTGAACTTAGcattattctattatcaaggATTTAGATGGAGCTCTAGTAGAGTTTTCTTATTTTAGAAGAATTTTAAGACGTTTTTCCGATTTTGAacgatgatatttttttttttaaaaaatctactcaacttcctactattcatacaacctccacacttcacattatttttaatttttattatttttttcttttattaaatatttattatataaataatgaataaataatttaaaataatttaaaaagaataaactcaaaaaaaaattttaaaaaaatattaaaaatttaaaaaatttaaaaaagtgtggagtgtggagtgtggtggaggttgtgtagcaaagctcttttttttttagtgattgtgaTAATTGTTTTGCCCTATGATTATCTTGTAACTGTAATGACCGTTTTACCACTTGTTTTAGTGATCCAGTTTAATAGGCAAGGAATTGAACATTTTACTCCTTTTGTTGTGGGTCATATGTTTGGCAAGTAGGATGagcatctcattttatattacaaatttttcaaatttttacataaaatataataaataattcaaaattttcaaattctaaaataataataatattaaaaaataatattttaaatttttatctaaagtaaaaattctcatctcacaaTTGTTTGTATGTGAACCGTTTTTACATGCTTGTTTTCCCCcttttttatattagaatataaaattataactaaaatgagaaacaaaataatttataaaattgtaagaacaaatataaattacaacTCGAGGGGGAAATTGTGGATTTGGATTTCGGGTTGGAGTGGTGCTCACCAAGCCTAGTGTTATCACGCTTCAACTTTAAAAATAACACGAATTGAGATTTTATAAGCGATTTTTATATCCATAATCAAAGTTAAACCATTTTAGTATCATATGGACATTAATCCCTAGGAGTTGGATTACATTTCCATCATGCATTCGGTTAGAAATTTCTAATTCCACATCCATGTAAATCAAGACAATAAAATGGCGGATTTCCTGACAAGGCAGGAGGAGGAGGGAATGAATTGTACATACGTGGATTCTGATGATTTACCCCACCGTGTTAGAGGTATGCTAAGTGTAATACCctatatgatatgaataagaGTAGGTGGTATATGAAATCCCACATTGCTTCAGAAGgaaaaattcttgctctttataagattctagtagagctccaattgtatcattgactagtccttttggagtatagacaaTGTGGTAGTTGGATTATCTTGATTTGCTTGACCTTAATTTGGTTGCTTGGCGGGGTTTGGTTTTGTGTTTGTCTTAGTCCTGATTGTTTAAGTTGTTCTCCACCAAAAGTGAGagtttgttttaataaaatttcaaagtGCCGTCCTCcattattttaaacaaaaaataaataaataaataaaaaatcaagggcgtaaaagattttttttttttttaaattaataagagTGTAAAAGAACTTGCTCATTTACTCGGGTTATTcagtgaaaaaaaaagtatgaattaTAAAACTAGGAGATGGATGCACCCATTGCCATTTGATGTTAAAAAgaccaaagaaaagaaaaaaagaagacaacTTGAGAAGAATCTTCTCTGTTTCTATCTGTCCCcccatgcacatttttttttttatagctttcaataatatacaaaaactaagggattaaaaaatgcttaaactTTCCTCATTATTTCCTCAAGCAACTAAAATTACAAAGTTACAAGTTACAGAGATTGGCAATTCAAATAGCTCCATAAAGCCAAACAAACTATCTTGAGGACAAAAACTGAATGAACTCTCAGACTTTTAAGGTAAAAGTTCATGCAATTGATTCAACAAGTCAATTGCTCTCATCTCCAACTTGATTACTTTTAAAcaaactctctcttctctttggAAAACCAGAAGATTCTAAAGttgaacccctaaattttaACTCTGAAGATGCTCTGAAATTAGCATCAACAGAAGCTGGTCTAGAGTTATGATCTACAGGACCTGGTCTAAAGGAACTGGTTGCTCCGCCGGGATAACGTGTGGGAGAGACATACCTTCTCGATGGACCTCTGAGACCACCACCTCTAAGATCCATCATATCAGCACTTCTGGAAGAAGAGTCCACGAAAGATCTATCTCCAGAACCAGTTCCTAAAGGGGCTCCAGTTGTAGCTGATGTGGAGCTAAAGGGGTCATCTGGACCCCATGAAGTAAGCGCTTCCTTTTTCTTAGCAAAGAAATGCCAAGCCCCAAACAGGAAGAGTAAGAAGAACAATACAGGGCTGGTCCATAGCATTGTATTATATTCCCCTTTAAATAAAGGAAGGTTAGAGTGATAAATTCCAACATACCCACTTCCAAGGCCGAGAACAACAAGCTTTTCACGGTCACTGGCTATTAAGGGTATCACCCTTCTTCTTTCGGCATCCACATCTGTTGTCTGATAAGTTAGAAAAGATGATCGGACTTCATCCAGACTAGTAGAGAAAACAGGCCGAGGCGCACCAACCCTTGCATAATGCCGAGAGGAAACATTGTACACAAAGGCCCTCTCCTTGCTAACAACAAGCAAATACCCCTTAATAGCCTGAAAAGCCAGAGGCCCATCCATGTCAAACTTCCTCTTGGATCTAACCCTACATTTGAAGTTCATTACATCCCCCAGAAGCAATACCTGAATTAAATCACCCTCTGATGTAAACCCATATGCTTTAGACCGCTCCGTGGCATCAAAAACATAATTTCGAGCTAGAGAATGGTTCGATCCTTCACAATCGGACTCCTTAACTTTCATACTCCTCAAATCCAACGACCCTGCGCCACTCTCTGTCAGAAACAAAAGCCGTTGCTTCAAGAATGCAAGTGGCTTGTTCGTTGGCATTGTTGAACCATAGAGAGTTCCATTTTCTGtgaaaaccctaatttttcCACTACCATCAACAGTCAAAATGTACCTCATCCTCCCAACATAATGCACTTCCAAGATATTTATTGGCGACAAATCTTCCCCACTTTCAGCAAACACAAACTTACCTACATTTTCCATAAAAACTGAACTCCATTCTTCTCCAGTTGAGCCCTCCCATACCCGATGCATTAAGATTGCACCATTCTGATGTCCTGTCACCACAACACTCTCATTCTTATAAACCGACATGTACGAAAGTATGGCCGTTATCGGTGTCTCAGACATTGTATAGAACTCAACCAGGACATCCCCATTTCTCAAAAACACATAAACTCTCCCTCTGTCATCCCCAACCGCCACATACTTGCTGAGCCCCTCGAAATCCCGAAATGGCAACACATTCATACAAGTTGCGTCCGAATCCAATTTCACAGCTGAAACAAACTGAAATCTCTCCGACCAAAACGGACTATACTTTGTTACTGAAACAGCCctcgctctctctccctctccctctccctctcgagTTTTACTCTCAAGGCCTTCATCCTCGAAATCTTCAGCCAATCTTTCAGCCTCGTGATCTATTTTACGAATCTTATCCTTTACATGATTGTGCTTGTCATCCGAAGTAATCGCCACCTTAGGAGACTCCGGTAATTTTGATTCTAATCTAGTAACTATTTCACTAAGGTTTCTCACTAAATCCTCGAGTTTATGTAACAAAACTTGCTGTTGAACAAACTTACGACTAAGTTCTGTTTGGGCTTCACTGTGCGGATCGTGACCGTGATCTTGATCGTGATCGTGATCGTGATCGTGATCGTGATCGTGATCGTGTTCATCTCGGATAGAGACAGAGTTCGAGCTAACCAATACCCTAGAAACAGAACCGAAAGTGAAGAGCAAATAGAGTAGTAGGATATAGAAAGACTTGCCTTTGTGGGGATTTTTCGCCATTGGAATGAGGAGGAGCTGCGCACACGCGTGAGATTGCAGATGTGTGTTTGGGGGAGTGGATCTGGGAAATTAAGAGCACTTGGAGGAAATCTTAAATGTTAGATTCAAGGAATCTGTGGGAGACAAGAGCTGAGCTGAGTTTTGAGGTTTTGACCATTGTCCGAACGGTCTGCGTTAGGGCAAAGAAGTTCCCGAGTTTTCCATCCCAAAAATACGCACtttcctttttacttttttaaggtAACCACTAAACATTATCCGCTTAAATCGAAGGAAAAACTATCCTTGCCGTACATTTAGTCCTGTAAAACTTTGACACGTGGATGCATGTTAGAAGAAACTTTGTATTTTTACCAACTGACAAGGATGGTTTGGACTTTTTGACATGTCCCACCTTCCTAGCTTACCAATAACAAAACGCACCGGCTTCTACCGTTTTTGAGCTCACTGGTCCTATCAATATTCTATATTTCACTGGTCCTATCAATATCCAAAATCTCACCATTCCAAAGCCAATTTCAAAAcccattttttttccataaattaGAGCGCACATTAATCTCCCGAGAAagtctatttatcatctttacGTAACacattaacatataatttattatttttatcattttatttacatacatatttttattattttatttacatacatattaatatttttcattgtgaatatatgattttttttaaaagttaaaaatatgattaaagctaataaaaatattctaagttttactatatattagtcactattcattctcatatttaataattttttttttttttttttttataaaatgtgaaatatgagataataaatagcgaataatgagaagaattattatttatcatattttgaaaacaatgaTAGTTGAAGTAGAAAAAGTAgtgaaatttataatatataatttttcaagtaGTAATTTTGATCTATTAAAACCAAGTCATGcaatttaaatttgaaggttcgtgctaataaataaaaatttaaaataatcgaTGCACTTTTACATTTTCCACATATAACtgtctttttaatatttaatttattacattttagtAATAGAAAAAGGGTATATTAAATTACTGTACAAATCAGACACATTGCCCGAATGCACAAAATCAAATAGTTTAGTGCGTTAAAGTTTTTAGATCGTCCAATGTGAATGTGACGATGCACATTTATCAGTTTGGTGGCTAACTGGATTCATGAACAAAAGCGATGCTGTTTTTGTTCacgtttttctttctttaaatgg
Protein-coding sequences here:
- the LOC108995562 gene encoding uncharacterized membrane protein At1g75140-like; the protein is MAKNPHKGKSFYILLLYLLFTFGSVSRVLVSSNSVSIRDEHDHDHDHDHDHDHDQDHGHDPHSEAQTELSRKFVQQQVLLHKLEDLVRNLSEIVTRLESKLPESPKVAITSDDKHNHVKDKIRKIDHEAERLAEDFEDEGLESKTREGEGEGERARAVSVTKYSPFWSERFQFVSAVKLDSDATCMNVLPFRDFEGLSKYVAVGDDRGRVYVFLRNGDVLVEFYTMSETPITAILSYMSVYKNESVVVTGHQNGAILMHRVWEGSTGEEWSSVFMENVGKFVFAESGEDLSPINILEVHYVGRMRYILTVDGSGKIRVFTENGTLYGSTMPTNKPLAFLKQRLLFLTESGAGSLDLRSMKVKESDCEGSNHSLARNYVFDATERSKAYGFTSEGDLIQVLLLGDVMNFKCRVRSKRKFDMDGPLAFQAIKGYLLVVSKERAFVYNVSSRHYARVGAPRPVFSTSLDEVRSSFLTYQTTDVDAERRRVIPLIASDREKLVVLGLGSGYVGIYHSNLPLFKGEYNTMLWTSPVLFFLLFLFGAWHFFAKKKEALTSWGPDDPFSSTSATTGAPLGTGSGDRSFVDSSSRSADMMDLRGGGLRGPSRRYVSPTRYPGGATSSFRPGPVDHNSRPASVDANFRASSELKFRGSTLESSGFPKRRESLFKSNQVGDESN
- the LOC108995569 gene encoding COP9 signalosome complex subunit 4-like — encoded protein: MESAFASASAITDQRRKIEQYKHILATVISSNDVVQAKKFIDHILSDDVPLVVSRQLLQSFAQELGKLEPEAQKEIAHYTLAQIQPRVVSFEEQVLVIREKLAELYESEEQWSKAAQMLSGIDLDSGMRVIDDTFRLSKCVQIARLYLEDDDAVNAEAFINKASFLVSNSQHEVLNWQHKVCHARILDLKRKFLEAALRYYSISQIEKRKIGDEEIDEEALEQALSAAVTCTILAAAGPQRSRVLATLYKDERCSKLKIYPILQKVYLERILRKPEIDAFAEELKAHQKALLPDNFTVLDRAMIEHNLLSASKLYTNISFDELGTLLGIAPHKAEKIASRMIYEDRMRGSIDQVEAVIHFEDDTEELQQWDQQIVGLCQSLNDVLDSMAKKGLAIPV